The proteins below come from a single Loxodonta africana isolate mLoxAfr1 chromosome 20, mLoxAfr1.hap2, whole genome shotgun sequence genomic window:
- the TNNI1 gene encoding troponin I, slow skeletal muscle isoform X2, with product MSSRVVGKAKLQWGICISVCKPCLSPSHPQRKPKITASRKLLLKSLMLAKAKECWEQEHEEQEAEKVRYLAERIPSLQTRGLSLSALQELCRELHAKVEVVDEERYDIEAKCLHNTREIKDLKLKVLDLRGKFKRPPLRRVRVSADAMLRALLGSKHKVSMDLRANLKSVKKEDTEKERPVEVGDWRKNVEAMSGMEGRKKMFDAAKSPTTQ from the exons ATGAGCTCTAGAGTCGTGGGGAAAGCAAAACTGCAATGGGGCATCTGCATCTCAGTGTGTAAACCATGCCTCTCCCCTTCTCACCCTCAGAGAAAACCCAAGATCACTGCTTCCCGCAAACTCCTGCTGAAG AGCCTGATGCTGGCCAAGGCCAAGGAGTGCTGGGAGCAGGAGCATGAAGAGCAGGAGGCTGAGAAGGTGCGCTACCTGGCTGAGCGCATCCCGTCACTGCAGACCCGAGGCCTGTCCCTCAGCGCCCTGCAG GAGCTGTGCCGGGAGCTGCACGCCAAGGTGGAGGTGGTGGATGAGGAAAGATACGACATTGAGGCCAAATGCCTCCACAATACCAGGGAG ATTAAGGACCTGAAGCTGAAGGTCCTGGACCTCCGAGGGAAGTTCAAGCGCCCACCCCTGCGTCGGGTCCGTGTCTCGGCCGACGCCATGCTGCGGGCCCTGCTGGGCTCCAAGCACAAGGTGTCCATGGATCTGCGGGCCAACCTCAAGTCTGTGAAGAAGGAAGACACGGAGAAG GAGCGGCCTGTGGAGGTGGGCGACTGGCGGAAGAACGTGGAGGCCATGTCTGGAATGGAAGGCCGGAAGAAAATGTTTGATGCCGCGAAGTCTCCAACCACACAGTAG
- the TNNI1 gene encoding troponin I, slow skeletal muscle isoform X1, whose translation MSSRVVGKAKLQWGICISVCKPCLSPSHPQRKPKITASRKLLLKSLMLAKAKECWEQEHEEQEAEKVRYLAERIPSLQTRGLSLSALQELCRELHAKVEVVDEERYDIEAKCLHNTREIKDLKLKVLDLRGKFKRPPLRRVRVSADAMLRALLGSKHKVSMDLRANLKSVKKEDTEKVRVALLRASHPLTPPAFTCHPSHNLGQAQGLLLEASLTVRTF comes from the exons ATGAGCTCTAGAGTCGTGGGGAAAGCAAAACTGCAATGGGGCATCTGCATCTCAGTGTGTAAACCATGCCTCTCCCCTTCTCACCCTCAGAGAAAACCCAAGATCACTGCTTCCCGCAAACTCCTGCTGAAG AGCCTGATGCTGGCCAAGGCCAAGGAGTGCTGGGAGCAGGAGCATGAAGAGCAGGAGGCTGAGAAGGTGCGCTACCTGGCTGAGCGCATCCCGTCACTGCAGACCCGAGGCCTGTCCCTCAGCGCCCTGCAG GAGCTGTGCCGGGAGCTGCACGCCAAGGTGGAGGTGGTGGATGAGGAAAGATACGACATTGAGGCCAAATGCCTCCACAATACCAGGGAG ATTAAGGACCTGAAGCTGAAGGTCCTGGACCTCCGAGGGAAGTTCAAGCGCCCACCCCTGCGTCGGGTCCGTGTCTCGGCCGACGCCATGCTGCGGGCCCTGCTGGGCTCCAAGCACAAGGTGTCCATGGATCTGCGGGCCAACCTCAAGTCTGTGAAGAAGGAAGACACGGAGAAGGTGAGGGTGGCTCTCCTCAGAGCCTCTCACCCCCTAACCCCACCAGCCTTCACCTGTCACCCCTCACACAACCTCGGGCAGGCCCAGGGGCTCCTATTAGAGGCCAGCTTGACAGTCAGAACATTCTAG